The following is a genomic window from Tripterygium wilfordii isolate XIE 37 chromosome 19, ASM1340144v1, whole genome shotgun sequence.
TTCATCAATGAAGATCTCTAATATTCATATATCCTTCTTTGAAGTTATACAAAGACCAGcttaaaagaaaacataccaGCACAAAATGAACACAGAGCTAAATGTAGAGCTACAGAGCTAGGGTTGGTTGTTTTTAAAGATCAGAGATTTTCTTCAAAAGTGGTAGGAATTATCAGGCGTATACTTGCTCCTGATGTTATAATTGAACTTTGGGTTTTCATAATTAACTGGATTCATGTCAACAGGTTTCCTCTCTGGCGCAACTGCACTGACACCTGCCTCTCCACTTTTGTCTCGCTGACGATGTCTTGTTCTTTCTTTCTGGGTCTTAGACCTTGTAAACGAAGGAACTTCACCTGATCCGAAATATTCAGCATATTCTTGTCGTTTGGATGACCGGTGCTTGCTTGACAAGGAAGGATCCTTGAAGCTagcagattttatttttttggcctTTGCTTCTGAATATTTATCAGTAGCATTCGGCGCATTGACCTGCTGGGTTTcagaaagagaaggaagagtACTCTGTCGGTGAACCAATGGCGTCTCAGCTTCATCTTCAGGCAACTTTAAGCGATCTTTCAGTGGTGTAAGGCCTTTCATGGCTCCACCTGATTTGAAACGAGAAGGGacgaaataaagaaaaataccaCCTAAGGCTTCCACTGCAAGTTTTGACAGATCGATGATCAGCTGTCCAAATGATGGCCACCCAGGGGACTCCTTCATGCTATCCATTACAAGAGCGGGTTTCTCCTTGCTTGTTTGGTCCTCATATTCACTTTCTGAATGTTGTTGCTGCATTTATATGCATTAAATTAAACCGAGAATAAAAGTGCATGAAAAAGGATAAGTAGCTGCAGCATGTAGACTCCATAGGCACAACCAAAATTAGATGCTTTCACAAAGTCAGAAACAAAGCATTTAAGTACTAAAACCACCACAGAAAGTGGGCGAAGCAGAAATACTGTTGATTTTTATATAAACTGTTCAGTTTAAAGAATGAGTAGGCCAagataacaaacaaacaaaaaaaaaaaagagaagcaatGATACACTGAAACCATATACAAAAAGATGCCAGCAAACCTTCATTGGCCATGTTGCAAATATAGTTAAAAGGAGGCTTTTCGACATTTTCgctttcttcttcattcttctttttGAGAATGCAAAtcgacaaaatatttttttcggGACACTCACACAATAGGCTGTTAAAATAACTTTGAGGGACTATTAATGTGAAACAGTTGTAAGCATTCTAAGTTCACCGTTGAGCAGAAAAATTGTGGATGGCATTCTAAAATTTTACTTACAGCAGTTCTTGCCAGGAAAGACGGTTGAAATCCTTGCTGCAGGATGCACACAGCATATCCAACCAAGACAGCGCTAACAACCATAAACACATCTGCCAAAAACCCAAGAAATATGTTTCAGTAGGGGGCAACCTGAAAAATAAGTGACGATGAAAAAAAATACtgcttgcatttgatttttggcaATGACAGACACATAAGCACCAAACATAAGGATCATTGTGTGTGGATGGAAAATTGATAGCCTCTCAAAAGCAGGTAGGCTCACcctaatcaaaattcaaaagtgcTCTCCAACATCACTCTGTCTACCATGTCCCTCAATCATATCCCTATTGCTTATGCTGCTAGAACGGAAGCAAAACAATACAGGCTCCTCAGGTGTGTGGAACATAACCAAGCATCATAGAGATTTGGATGGTGTGGCCTCAGGATTTCTTCTCCAGTTATTTTCAACAAAGCATGCTCAGGAAATGGCTTTGGAAGTTTCAAAAAAACAAGGAGCATCTCCGGAGAAGTCATTATCGCTAAGTATGAAATGCACAGAAATGGTTGGATGTCAAAGTAAATAAGAGAAGCAAATGGAACTGGGGACTGgagttaatatttttattaaatggaGTTATATTAGAAAAGGGTGGGAAGAATGGTTTAACTATACTTGCTTAAAGGTTTGGAGGGGTAACAACATCTGCTTTTGGAGAACAAGTGGAAAGGTCAATCGCCTGTGAAAGGGAATCTCTGAAATTTACAACCTGGCTTCACAAAAATATACTTTCATAAGTGATTCTTTAGACACTTCCCCTGCTGGCCTATCATGTGACGTCGATTTCATTACATATGAACAGGATTTGGAACTTGGAAGTGGATCCTTTTGTGAGGTTCTGGCATGCTATTTATAACACAAACATCAATCCTTCTATAGGAGACAATCTCTACCAGaaacacaccaaaaataatGTTTTCATAGTAAATCCTTATTACAAGGAACTAAGTAAGACCAATTTTCATGGGGATGCGGTTTAGGGAAAGATTTTGAAGGCAGATAACTCAAAAAGAATGTGAGTGTCTATGACTAGCAGATGCTTTCTCtgtccagaaaaaaaaaatgagaaaataaatagtTTTCTCCTTCACAGTCCTTGGAATGAGAAAATATAGGTGTCGGGTCTGAATTTAATTGGAATTCACTGGGATACTACTTGTTTTGTTGACAAAGAGCCCATTGCTTGGAGTAACTTGGCCTTGGATAGAACTAAGAAGAAGATTACTCGATTCATTCCTATCATCCTATGCCTATCTTCTGGCTGACTTCACATGAAAAGAAACCAGAGACTTCAATTCCACAGAACCACCAATAGGTGCTTTAATAAAATCTCTATTCAACCAAACAATGTCAAGCAACCTTCCTTCAACATAACCTCAATAGGCCTGCTCTACTTGCTACTGACTAATCTTAATCCTTAATCTGTCTTAGCTATATTTATGCACAACGTTAAAAAAAGTCTTGAAGATAGTATCAATTAgaaatacttttctttttacCGTTAGATGCAAGAAAGCTGCAAAAACCATACAGGTATTTCCTAGCATCAATTTTGATCCTCATTCATCAACTTCTATGATTCAATATTCATCTTCCCTCTTTTAGATTTTAAGTGTATCCATTTATGATGCCCCTCATATGACATATAACGAAGCCTTGTTTATAtttttggggcatttcacatcatttatatatattctaacatatATTATAAGCACAACAATAATTGCATAAGACTAATAGGAACTACAACAGGTTAAACATTAATATTCAATAACACTGTTTCAACATTTTCGAGCACACAACGTAGATGAAATCCTAAAAGATGATAGACACCTTACTTCTTCTTCGTCAATTACTACTAACAACAGGAGATACTAGGCATATTATTATGCCAAGTAAACTGGATAGGCTGCCCCTAAAAGGTATAAATGAATGCATTAAGTGGAATTATATTGGAAATACTTTATAGTGTTTCTGAAAATGGTGCGAACATTTAGGGAGGAGAGGGTGGGGAAGCAAAACCAAGTTCTGTTAATGAATTTTTATGTTAATTCAATTTTCCATGCAACCATTAAAAAGGTTTAGTGTAAAGAAGAAGGAACTATGTAACCAGTAAATCCAGAAATTATATTAGAGTATTGCAGAGGGTTATGGCAGTTTTACCTTGACATCTAATCAACAGAATGCTAGGAAAAAAGggtaaatttttgttaaagTGCTTGCTTGGGCATCCAAATCTCAGAAAAGCTTCATCGTTTTTCACTGATCACTAAATGGTTAAAACCCTAATCGTTTTAAGAACACAAAGCGGTCATgtaattaaaacttaaaaggctTCAATTTGACAGCCATCAACGACATAGCACCATTTTCTTCAATATCCCCACTCCTCACCATATGACTCCATGATTGGCAAGTAAACTACAGTAAGACAAAAAAGCTCATGCACCAAAAATCCAAACCATTGACCATGATTTGTTCTTAATTTTGGAAAGCCTAAAGTGGCTTCAAATCCCCTTTATATGTTTGGATCTATTTGGCAAGCAGCATATTTTGTTTGTGATCCTCTTTGACATTAAATACCCATCAATTTCAACAGTTATAAATACAGTAAATATTCTTCGAAAGAGAAACTTTAACTTATTCCATCCAATACCATAAGCATCTCCTCATATGGTAGAATGCACATGCATATACATAATAACTTAGAAGGCACCCACATAGACATGGATAACATTCAATGTAGCAGAAACTGCTAGTACACCCACAAATAAAAGATAAGAGGCCCCCTGTATTCAAACACATCACACTTGCTACAAGGACAAACTAAAGCAAAATTCACAAACAAATATGTAAATTAGATTATATAAGAACCAAACCTGAGGCTGAAACAGAACTAGATTGGTAATCGCACTCCTCTAGGTTAAGAGAGATTTGTCGAAGAGCAGCATTTCCTCTATCAATAACCAACAATGAACAGGTGGGCCGAACATATACCACATCGAAATCATTTGAGAATTTTGCATCCTCGCTGGGCCCATCTCTATAGCCAGCAATGTTTGACTTCCCTCCAGCAATGGTTGTCACACCTAAACACATTATTAAGTTAGCAAGTTTTACTTTACATAGAATGTACAGTTGCTTCCTTCATAACAAATTTCAATAAGGTTGTCAATACAAAGGAGGTTCCAGAACTTCTAATTTAAAGAGTTTAGTACTTGAAAGTATTCAAAACCTTAAACAAATCTGTCTTATATCATAATGCTGATTCCGTAGGTACAAAAGCTAATAAAAGTATATCTATTTTAGGTCCACTGTAGGTTTATAAAACCACAATTCTAAGATGAGCAGCAGATACCAGCATCTCCAATTTTCCTGATGGCTTGGTTTAAGGTATCAGCAACATACACATTCCCCTTGTCATCCATAGTAATCCCTTTGGGACGATTGAAACGAGAGTCATTTGGTTTTCCATCAACATGCCCTGTGTAACCCTGAAATGACCCAGCAACAAGTCTTGCCCTACTATCtgcaaaaacccaaaaatgatCACTTAAGATCTAAATTATTTGTCTAAAAATTCATGAAGTGAATGATACACATTCCACATGTGAAAGAATGGAATAGAAAGGTTATGTTggcaaacataacttcgttgcataatttatttattttttctgaaAGCAACAGTCGCCGAAATAATGGACACATACAAATTAAGAACTCCCAAATTTCAAGTGTAAAAGCAATTACATACATCTggttgctaagaacaccaagaaAAGTAAGAGATCACAATAGCTTCAATTCGACTTTGGCTAATGAAATCATTAATCTATCTGGATGTTTAAGAAAAACTATTGACCCAAGACTTTGATATCCTTTCATTTCTAAAAACTCATTGGAAACACAAAATGGAGAAGTTTAAGTGCAAGAAAAGATTGCAGGGAAAAGAGAATGATCAACCGTACATTGGGACAATGGGGGAGTGATTTTAACAACATTGCTGTTAATAGCATCAACAGCGAACAATTCACCATCCTCAGAGACCCGAATCTTGTAAGGAACCACTCCGATCTCATTTCCTTCCACAACAGTCTCCACTAGATACCCATTCTCAAATTGAAGGACATTCCCATctgtaaaagaacaaaatacacACAATCGATCAccaaaagtaaaataaataaaaaaatcaggATGGAAAATTACAGAAATCATAATAAATTGCCAAAACAAACTAAAACCAGAAATTCAACAAACCTTGTTGGGGTGTTTTGGTAGCTGACCTGGTCCATTTCAGCAGAGAAGACAAGTGTTTGACCCAAGGTCCTGCATACCCAAAATCTTATTTAGAGCAAAACAAGTGAAACACTGAAACCATTTGAAAACCAAATGAGCGTAAATGGAGGAATGTACAGAATAAAATTAGTGCTTACACAGTTGTATTAAAACAATAAGAtcacaaattcaaataaattaagTGACCCAGAGAAAAGTAATGAATATATCAAGGAAAATAAATCCAAGTAAGAAAGTAGAAGAatttgaagaaaacaaagaacaacACAATAACCAGCCAGATCAAAAGAATCTAAAACTACTGGAGAAGAAAATCTAACTGTTACCTGCAGGAGCTCCATGAGCTTGAAATTGAAGTGTGCAAGCAAACAAAATAGCAACAACAGAAACATAGAGAACAAAAACTCTCATGGCTCTCCAAACCCAGCAGAAATTAGAGCGAGAAAGAAACGGCAGTAGTTTCTGAGCTAGATTTTCTCATGAAACGAAGCGCACACCGCTTTGGTAGCATATGCAATGTGGGTAATGGAATGGGCTGGTTCAGCTCGAGACCCACGGTGGAGTGCAGGATAGCTTTTGCATTtactttccttctcttttctacttttctttgatttttggggaaaataaattattttttctccAAAAAGATAGAAAGTAGATTTTCAACTTAAAAATATcagtatagtttttttttaaccttttttttttcaaataagacCACATGTCCATGGAAAAATCAAACTATATATACTAAAAAACATCTTCATCTCTAAAAATTCTTTCTTCTGTTTAAAAAAGTtacaaattattatttatggataaaaaaattaaataattaccCTCAATCGACAGGATGAACGTCACGCCCCCAACCCGAAGGTCAAAGACGTGACAACACTATGTACTTATGGGTAATCCTACAAACAAGCAAGGCTGATAAGTATCCTTTAACTCAAATTTTAATAATACAATTAACGCAATACTTTATCATATCAAAATTTAATCGaactttattaaataaatttaaacatCCCAAGCTTTCAATATTTGGACATTTATTCAAATTCACCTAGTTCAAATCTTCAtacaaaaagtaaataaaaaaaactaagttctcgagaaaataaaaaataatatagggcttgtttgggaatgctgtgaggtgctgtgaggtgtggtgtggtgttgtgagttataaaactgtggtgctgtgaggtgagttgaaacgtaaaaagctgtttggcgcataatttttaaaactgtggtgcggtgcggtgcgtttgacgtatcaaaattacatttatattagatgactaataatattaatataaaatcactcaaggtttaccttgtacattaatctaaaatacaataattgacctaatttgattacgtaggacaagtcaacatatattgtaagtgtttgggagtgtggtgaggtgctgtgaggtaaaaagctgtggtgctgcgaggtgagttagaacgcaaaagctgtttggcgtgtcacaaaaaactgtggtgctgtgaggtgtgttgcaactgaacacagttacaacacactgccaaacacatACATAACTTCGATCTCCCTTCCCATGCATCCCATGCTCAAGTATTTGAGCCTCTTCATCTGAAAACATTTGAAAAGTAAAATTGTCCTAAGCCCACTGCCCCACTCCACTTCGAAGACTCTAAAAGATTTGAACTTCGAAGTTGCGTCAATACCATCCTCCGAACAATTCTCTTGAACGACTCCAAGAACCGAGCAATAATTAGAGAAGACCAAATTAACAATTTGAAGAACGATTCGAAGTTGCATCATTTCTTTATGGGTATGATCCAATCACTTTTCAACCCCACTGATGTAGGGTTtatgacccgctaaaagtatagcgattccaaac
Proteins encoded in this region:
- the LOC119985020 gene encoding uncharacterized protein LOC119985020 isoform X3, whose product is MRSEWFLTRFGSLRMVNCSLLMLLTAMLLKSLPHCPNIVGQDLLLGHFRVTQGMLMENQMTLVSIVPKGLLWMTRGMCVTTIAGGKSNIAGYRDGPSEDAKFSNDFDVVYVRPTCSLLVIDRGNAALRQISLNLEECDYQSSSVSASDVFMVVSAVLVGYAVCILQQGFQPSFLARTAQQHSESEYEDQTSKEKPALVMDSMKESPGWPSFGQLIIDLSKLAVEALGGIFLYFVPSRFKSGGAMKGLTPLKDRLKLPEDEAETPLVHRQSTLPSLSETQQVNAPNATDKYSEAKAKKIKSASFKDPSLSSKHRSSKRQEYAEYFGSGEVPSFTRSKTQKERTRHRQRDKSGEAGVSAVAPERKPVDMNPVNYENPKFNYNIRSKYTPDNSYHF
- the LOC119985020 gene encoding uncharacterized protein LOC119985020 isoform X2; the encoded protein is MRVFVLYVSVVAILFACTLQFQAHGAPAGPWVKHLSSLLKWTRSATKTPQQDGNVLQFENGYLVETVVEGNEIGVVPYKIRVSEDGELFAVDAINSNVVKITPPLSQLGQDLLLGHFRVTQGMLMENQMTLVSIVPKGLLWMTRGMCVTTIAGGKSNIAGYRDGPSEDAKFSNDFDVVYVRPTCSLLVIDRGNAALRQISLNLEECDYQSSSVSASDVFMVVSAVLVGYAVCILQQGFQPSFLARTAQQHSESEYEDQTSKEKPALVMDSMKESPGWPSFGQLIIDLSKLAVEALGGIFLYFVPSRFKSGGAMKGLTPLKDRLKLPEDEAETPLVHRQSTLPSLSETQQVNAPNATDKYSEAKAKKIKSASFKDPSLSSKHRSSKRQEYAEYFGSGEVPSFTRSKTQKERTRHRQRDKSGEAGVSAVAPERKPVDMNPVNYENPKFNYNIRSKYTPDNSYHF
- the LOC119985020 gene encoding uncharacterized protein LOC119985020 isoform X1, with the protein product MRVFVLYVSVVAILFACTLQFQAHGAPAGPWVKHLSSLLKWTRSATKTPQQDGNVLQFENGYLVETVVEGNEIGVVPYKIRVSEDGELFAVDAINSNVVKITPPLSQYSRARLVAGSFQGYTGHVDGKPNDSRFNRPKGITMDDKGNVYVADTLNQAIRKIGDAGVTTIAGGKSNIAGYRDGPSEDAKFSNDFDVVYVRPTCSLLVIDRGNAALRQISLNLEECDYQSSSVSASDVFMVVSAVLVGYAVCILQQGFQPSFLARTAQQHSESEYEDQTSKEKPALVMDSMKESPGWPSFGQLIIDLSKLAVEALGGIFLYFVPSRFKSGGAMKGLTPLKDRLKLPEDEAETPLVHRQSTLPSLSETQQVNAPNATDKYSEAKAKKIKSASFKDPSLSSKHRSSKRQEYAEYFGSGEVPSFTRSKTQKERTRHRQRDKSGEAGVSAVAPERKPVDMNPVNYENPKFNYNIRSKYTPDNSYHF